The region acgtgtttatttgtttgtttttccaccatTTAGATcgatttcatttttattttattaataggTTACGGCAAACTTACAAGAGCAAAGCTGTATGAGTAAAGAAACCAGTTCAATGTTCATCTCAACTTTTTAACGACTGTGGATGTATTTTGCTTCagtgtctgcttgtgtttttcattagagGAAAGTTGTTCACGTTATTTCTGCAAACAGAAATCTGTTTGAGAGTAAATGAGTCTATTAGAGAGGCGGCTTATCCCTTCAGACGCTGCTGACCCAACTGACCTACAACCTTAAACAAGACTTTTTACACACACGTGACCTATAATATGGAGTTTATAGGAGTATTATTAGATCGTTTATGTAGGTGTAGATCAGTGTAGCAAAGtattacatttaaagaaattatAAAAGGGGTAAGAAACAGGTCTTACCACAATTTGCCAGTTTTTTTGCACAGCCTTTAATGTGGTGCTGGTAACATGGTGTCCTTTTCTTTTGCAGGATGGCTTCATTGATTTCATGGAATATGTAGCCGCCCTGAGCCTGGTGCTGAAAGGAGGAGTGCAGCAGAAGCTCCGCTGGTACTTTAAACTGTACGATATAGACGGGAGTGGCTGCATCGACCGCGAGGAGCTGCTTCTGATAATTAAGGTGCACGTGAGCCTTCAGCTTGACGGATGACTTAGTGACAGACCAAAGAAAATCCAAAGCACTATCCTGAAACAACCTGCTCAGACCACTGAACAAGATTCAAGGCACAGAAATCCCACCTCAGGCTTAGAGGAGTGTGGGACGCACTGTGGTGATGCAGACAGCCGACACTTAACTGACATCTGCTGGTTGAAGAAATGTAAGCAACAGTTAAGCGATACATGAGTCTGTCTTTaactcctgtgtttgtgtcatgtttAGTCCATCCGTGCTATCAATGGTATTCCTGGTGAGACGTCAGCAGAGGACTTCGCCAACATGGTGTTTGATAAGATTGACATCAATGGAGATGGTAAGAAATCTTCAGTCAAACTAATACCTTTACATTATTCTCTAAATAAGAATCTGTATCAGCACCAGCATCCAAGGGTttgagttcagtgtgtgtgtgtttatttcacaggTGAACTGTCCTATGAGGAGTTCATGGAGGGCGTTCAGAATGACGAAATGCTGCTGAAGACACTAACGGAGAGTCTGGACCTCACACACATCGTCCAAAAGATTCAAGGAGAAATGAGGGCCAACATGTAATATTTCAATTTCCAACTGACTGAAAGAGTGAAGATGTGGGCTCAAATCATCATCAGGACGAATGGATGTGGACAAATCTCTGGGTCAATGTCAGAGTACAGAACGGTTGTACTGCTTTGGTTTTTCCATCTTTATTATAGTTGTATTCAATGAAAGGACACAAACTTTTTAATGCGAAGAACGCTACCTCGTATTTACAAGCTATCTACAATAGAAATAATGGAGTCAGGATGCTGCTTTCTGATAAAATGTCTTTGGTCAGCCTCAGGTtctgaaataaccaaaacaaatTCAGTAGGTTATAAAGACAAGTTAATGACTTACATTGTCCAACTGAGCGTTCAGGGGCGTCCTCTGTTGGTCTGAAACGAAACTCTATGATTTCTGTGTGCCATTATTGCCTTGAATTTTAGCCATTGCATGCTGTTTGACATTAAATACGTGTTGGACCTTATGTGTATAAGTAAAACCTAGTACCAGTACAATCCAGAGACCCCTTAACTTCcttatttgcagtgttttacatactgtacagtaaagcCCCCGGAGATGTTCCTTCTTCTGAGCCACTGCTGAAATGTAGGTAAATCTGTTTTATACTTTGAATGACTTAGATGCAAAGAACTACATACAGTGAGGAAGGTTCACTGAACAGTAGCTGTGaagtatattttaaaataaacaataactgTACCTTCATCAAAACTATGTGACTTTCTTCTTTAATCAGACTCTAGTGTGATTCTGATTGTTTATTATTCATAAAACCATCAGCACGTGTATTTAATTCATACAAGTTGTTTCCCTTAAGCTGTCCTCACTGAAAGCAAAGCAATTGGAAACAACAAGCTAAAAGCTGTTGCAACTTTTTTACAACTCTGACAAGCGCTTTAAGATATTCTGTTGCTCTTTAATTGAACAGCCTGTTTTCCTAAATTAAATTCCCCTGTTATATTATTTTCTGATGCTGTCGAGTCTGTTGACTATAAACTGAGAgtttatgtttaaaaagaaacttaatTTTGATATGTGCACATTCCGACAGATGGTGCAAAATGCACCTTTGTGTCCATGTTGctgtgtaaagtgtaaagaAAGAAGCATATCCAACATTAATATAACAGACAGCTCAGCAAGTGATTATTTCATTAGTTCCATCAGTActtatattttgaaataatttggaaaaacaagatGATAATGTGTAACAGGAACACTCTTCCTCTGGTGACCCCTTTATGTTAGATCTATGTTGGGAccctcaggttgggaaccacacACAATACATCCTTTGTGATGCCACAGGCAGCTGGCGCTTATTGGACCCAAAACAACCCAACACACCCAGCCACGATGGCCCCATACAACCATCCATCCCCATCCCAAATGCAAAACGCATCAttagcatcacacacacacactcacatggcaACAGGCTCATCGTGCATATGATGCCGAAACCAGGAAGACCAAAGGGAAAGGTGCACAGCTGAGAGCGCACACACGCTCTCAAAGCCGTGAGTAGTTTCAGGGAGTGTCTTCTTGTTGTCGGGCTGTTTTGGCGACTAttaacaatcatcatcacaggTCCACTTGTCTCGTGCCACTTCATTGTGgatgtgttgttattttctATGGAAACTGCCGGTCTGCCTGCCAGCTGAGCCAAGTCATATCAATCAGAAATATTGTCTCTAATCTGAGTTCTGGATGTAGGGCAATTTATGGATATTCAGTCTAGACGTAAACCCTGAAgatgtacagttttttttttttttttacaacatatTCAATTGTAGAAAATGagtatgtgaaaaaaaaaatcagaggacagaaacaacaaaaagggtCCTAAATATCCTGACTAGGCAAATTTAAAGTCTTcttgtaaaataataattcaataattctAGAGTGATCTCATTcatgacatgaaaacatctATTTAGTTTTTCCTGTGCATCTCTGTGTTATATGATATAGGCCTATGCCTGTAGTATAATGACATTAGATTATTGACGAAGAAACAACCATGT is a window of Enoplosus armatus isolate fEnoArm2 chromosome 3, fEnoArm2.hap1, whole genome shotgun sequence DNA encoding:
- the guca1ab.2 gene encoding guanylyl cyclase-activating protein 1, coding for MGNCTGSTVEELQACESHQWYRKFMTECPSGLLTFYEFKQFFGLRNLSDTSNAYVETMFTTFDMNDDGFIDFMEYVAALSLVLKGGVQQKLRWYFKLYDIDGSGCIDREELLLIIKSIRAINGIPGETSAEDFANMVFDKIDINGDGELSYEEFMEGVQNDEMLLKTLTESLDLTHIVQKIQGEMRANM